The following coding sequences are from one Bacillota bacterium window:
- a CDS encoding polysaccharide pyruvyl transferase family protein, with protein MLLHEETHKLKVGLASWQDQHYVCGSAPPIVVVGQSIGPFATPLQRALARWALAGALWTGVRESVSETAVLQLLGGKARGAKVHVMPDVALALEPAPPDDPRVIRVCELLDRYPRPWIGMTVRRWSSQPEARRQWRRRDTGAGAPRRRARNHLGESFPNHRNHRSGSHSSYPGYLEALAEVCRRVTRDLGGMVFLWLRCRVDDPLENDRSASLDLLNLVSVEPGGGAGTSRVVLMDDAHSADVLKACYSRMDAFVATRFHSALFAMAGGVPTVAVDY; from the coding sequence TTGCTGCTCCATGAGGAAACCCACAAACTCAAGGTTGGCCTCGCCTCCTGGCAAGACCAGCACTACGTCTGTGGGAGTGCTCCGCCCATAGTCGTAGTGGGGCAATCGATCGGCCCGTTCGCCACTCCCTTACAGCGGGCGCTCGCCCGATGGGCGCTCGCGGGAGCCTTGTGGACCGGAGTCAGGGAGTCCGTATCAGAGACGGCGGTGCTCCAGCTCCTCGGCGGGAAAGCGCGCGGTGCCAAGGTCCACGTCATGCCCGACGTGGCGCTGGCGCTGGAGCCGGCCCCGCCGGACGACCCCCGGGTGATTCGCGTATGTGAGCTCCTGGACCGCTATCCCCGTCCGTGGATAGGCATGACGGTGCGCCGCTGGAGCAGCCAGCCCGAGGCACGACGGCAATGGCGGCGACGGGATACCGGAGCGGGTGCACCCCGGCGCCGGGCCCGGAACCACTTGGGCGAGTCCTTCCCTAACCACCGTAACCACCGCAGCGGATCTCACTCGAGCTATCCCGGCTACCTCGAGGCCCTCGCCGAGGTATGCCGACGCGTGACGCGTGATCTGGGAGGCATGGTCTTCCTCTGGTTGCGGTGCAGGGTGGACGATCCTCTCGAGAATGACCGAAGCGCCAGCCTTGACCTGCTCAACCTCGTATCGGTGGAGCCCGGGGGAGGGGCGGGCACTTCGCGCGTAGTTCTCATGGATGATGCCCATTCCGCCGATGTCCTCAAAGCATGCTATTCGCGCATGGACGCCTTCGTGGCCACGCGGTTCCATTCCGCACTTTTCGCGATGGCCGGGGGCGTGCCCACGGTCGCCGTTGACTACTGA
- a CDS encoding SatD family protein: MVEAMIVGTDLVTVVTADVIRSRDARDIVAALPAKLASVAHPLLVTPFSVSRGDELQAVCRGPLQAPEIVRQLRYACLPLRLRIGIGVGEIEPNPGGPGPDINEHASGSVHTNAPGHRQGVSPSGLTDASGVPDPGARVHAPALSSWEMNGSAFRRAREALESLGKGTAPRTAVRSGDPCFDEAVGALLALMDAIQGRWTPAQWDAIHHYERLGTYGAAGKALGIALQNVQKRCKAASWSAVSQAEQALRRLAELWWGDASPLRG, from the coding sequence GTGGTGGAGGCAATGATCGTGGGGACCGACCTCGTGACTGTGGTGACGGCTGACGTCATTAGATCGAGGGACGCTCGGGACATCGTGGCGGCTCTTCCCGCCAAGCTGGCCTCGGTCGCACACCCTCTGCTCGTCACGCCCTTCTCCGTCTCACGCGGCGACGAGCTCCAGGCTGTCTGCAGAGGCCCGCTCCAAGCTCCCGAGATCGTCCGACAGCTTAGGTACGCTTGCCTGCCTCTTCGTCTACGAATCGGCATAGGAGTGGGTGAAATAGAGCCCAACCCCGGTGGCCCCGGGCCCGACATCAACGAGCACGCGTCAGGCTCCGTTCACACGAACGCTCCCGGCCACCGTCAAGGCGTGTCGCCCTCAGGGTTGACGGATGCCTCGGGGGTCCCCGATCCTGGCGCGCGCGTCCACGCCCCAGCGCTGAGCTCGTGGGAAATGAACGGCTCCGCGTTCAGACGCGCCCGCGAAGCTCTGGAGTCCCTCGGGAAAGGCACGGCGCCGCGCACCGCTGTGCGTTCCGGCGACCCATGCTTCGACGAGGCCGTGGGTGCTCTCCTAGCCCTCATGGACGCGATCCAGGGGCGATGGACGCCCGCTCAATGGGACGCCATTCATCACTACGAGCGGCTCGGCACGTATGGCGCGGCAGGCAAGGCGCTCGGCATCGCCCTGCAGAACGTCCAGAAAAGGTGCAAGGCCGCGAGCTGGTCCGCCGTAAGCCAGGCCGAGCAGGCGCTCAGGCGTCTTGCCGAGCTCTGGTGGGGGGATGCTTCACCGTTACGCGGGTGA
- a CDS encoding DUF3307 domain-containing protein: MTFFLLGLLAHVVADFALQADSVVESKGKRIPRGYLKHGAIVLVSNAIAFHVYGLKVAAAIAAAVAATHIGIDWLKSMAEGRGAVGSTRSGAGASGRSGTSSGAIGDARSGFDGLDGRGATRGLLVFLLDQCAHVAVLVGVWELAVDLYVARLSESVLRIYQGTFLRKTVQALLPACTALDLSFDKVLIIALAYVTVVFVGAVFVRQVLDAFSIYAEPRLSTRAGRCIGMAERALMLTLVLVDALPSIAFVLTAKSLARFQELNDMGFAEYYLVGTLTSAVVAVSVGIAARAVIQVL, encoded by the coding sequence ATGACGTTCTTTCTTCTCGGCCTTCTGGCGCACGTCGTAGCGGATTTCGCGCTTCAGGCTGACAGCGTGGTCGAGAGCAAGGGGAAGCGGATCCCCCGCGGCTATCTCAAGCACGGCGCGATCGTGCTGGTTTCGAACGCGATAGCGTTCCACGTGTACGGGCTTAAGGTGGCAGCAGCGATCGCGGCCGCCGTCGCCGCGACGCACATCGGCATCGACTGGCTGAAGTCCATGGCCGAAGGACGCGGTGCGGTCGGGAGTACGCGGTCGGGCGCCGGTGCAAGCGGGAGGTCGGGCACAAGCTCGGGCGCCATCGGCGACGCGCGCTCGGGCTTCGACGGGCTCGACGGCCGCGGCGCAACGAGGGGCTTACTGGTGTTCCTGCTTGACCAGTGCGCTCACGTGGCCGTTCTCGTGGGGGTGTGGGAACTTGCCGTTGACCTATACGTCGCACGCTTGTCCGAAAGCGTCTTGCGGATTTACCAGGGCACATTCTTACGGAAGACCGTCCAGGCGCTTCTCCCCGCCTGCACCGCGCTGGACCTATCATTCGACAAGGTGCTCATCATCGCCCTCGCGTACGTAACCGTGGTTTTCGTCGGCGCGGTCTTCGTGCGACAGGTGCTCGACGCGTTCTCCATCTACGCTGAGCCCAGGCTCTCGACGCGCGCCGGCCGCTGCATCGGAATGGCGGAGAGGGCGCTCATGCTCACGCTCGTACTCGTGGACGCCCTGCCGTCTATAGCGTTCGTCCTGACCGCGAAGTCTCTCGCCCGCTTTCAGGAACTCAACGACATGGGGTTCGCGGAATACTACCTCGTGGGCACGCTCACGAGCGCTGTGGTCGCCGTGAGCGTGGGCATAGCCGCGAGGGCTGTCATCCAGGTGTTGTAG
- a CDS encoding ABC transporter permease, producing MRVTWVVMIALVAFEALMIGGMALWAQSRPGAGDMTGEERELAARATSFPASVPFTISFAASFGPLFAVIIAARLAGDEYALGTVKQQVSMGVDRRRCAAVKLAAAALSSLLLLVTAVVAGTAISLVVTMALGRPVEARALTVPFMVQVARGFGIAWFTLTLYSVLTVCTATLTRSAAAATTVGIVVLLLEASLMGSLAARFAAIARIVPYTIGHNVNVLLALIEQGEAAAAQAAQAAAGAVQAGHAASAAAQAHAEAQAGVAEVGAVASALYRAFAVLGAWLAAFAGCSVWALGRQELGEE from the coding sequence ATGAGAGTTACTTGGGTCGTCATGATAGCGCTCGTGGCGTTCGAAGCGCTCATGATAGGTGGGATGGCCCTTTGGGCGCAGAGTCGGCCGGGTGCGGGCGACATGACCGGCGAGGAGCGCGAACTCGCTGCGAGAGCCACGTCATTCCCGGCGTCCGTGCCGTTCACCATCAGCTTTGCGGCGTCTTTCGGCCCGCTCTTCGCCGTGATCATCGCCGCGAGGCTGGCCGGCGACGAGTACGCTTTGGGAACCGTGAAGCAGCAAGTCTCCATGGGTGTGGACAGGCGCCGGTGCGCGGCGGTCAAGCTCGCCGCAGCAGCCCTCTCGTCTTTGTTGCTGCTGGTGACGGCGGTTGTGGCGGGAACGGCTATCTCGCTGGTGGTAACGATGGCCCTCGGCCGGCCGGTGGAGGCTCGTGCCCTTACGGTACCCTTCATGGTCCAGGTCGCGCGGGGATTCGGGATAGCCTGGTTCACGCTCACGTTATACTCCGTGCTCACGGTGTGCACGGCGACCCTCACTCGGTCCGCGGCGGCCGCGACCACCGTCGGGATAGTGGTCCTCCTCCTTGAGGCCAGCTTGATGGGATCGCTTGCCGCACGATTCGCCGCAATCGCCAGGATAGTCCCCTACACCATCGGCCACAACGTCAACGTTCTCCTCGCCCTAATAGAACAAGGCGAGGCGGCGGCCGCGCAGGCAGCCCAAGCCGCAGCCGGAGCCGTCCAGGCTGGGCATGCTGCAAGTGCGGCGGCCCAGGCCCACGCTGAGGCACAGGCGGGCGTGGCAGAGGTGGGCGCCGTTGCTTCCGCCCTCTATAGAGCTTTCGCGGTCTTGGGCGCGTGGCTCGCTGCCTTCGCAGGGTGCTCCGTGTGGGCTCTCGGCAGGCAGGAGCTTGGCGAGGAATAG
- a CDS encoding nucleotidyltransferase domain-containing protein translates to MAEKQVELITRGFVKALRSRNTRVEKATLFGSYATGQATQDSDIDIAIISPYFGNDCVEEAVMLKRVSEDIDLDISPRPYSLDEYRKASRGEFLYDEILRRGRPIDA, encoded by the coding sequence ATGGCTGAAAAGCAAGTTGAGTTGATTACTCGAGGGTTCGTGAAGGCGCTGAGGTCAAGGAACACCCGTGTGGAGAAAGCCACCCTGTTTGGGTCCTACGCTACGGGGCAGGCGACACAGGATAGCGATATCGACATTGCCATAATCTCGCCGTACTTCGGCAACGACTGCGTTGAAGAGGCTGTCATGCTGAAGCGGGTCAGCGAGGACATTGACCTCGACATCTCGCCCCGACCCTATTCGCTGGACGAATACCGCAAGGCGAGCCGCGGCGAGTTCCTGTACGACGAAATCCTTCGCAGGGGTCGACCCATTGACGCATAG
- a CDS encoding sugar ABC transporter substrate-binding protein, whose product MRKRGFLSAVSLAVVVLLLITMAGTAAVAAAAQPVTIKFLNFSSSGANEQVLDQMRQEFEKQHPDIKVQIETIGYGDYFTQLQTRIAGGKAPDAYELNYENFVTYAKKGVVMDLGSLIRETGFDTSVLNPNALGAFAVSGQQYGLPASFSNVLLIYNKDLFDKAKVSYPTASWTWADVDRAAQKIRALGKDIFGLSQPIQFWEFYKMVAQNGGSILSADKTKFTINSPQNVQTLQVMVDRVRKSNVVPTEAQLAGMGDWDLFKAGRLGMLVTGLWAFPDFKQNVTFNWDVEVEPGNVKKATHFFSNGLVINKNTKCSKEAFEWIKFMSASKEAAMLRVKAGWELPAVTYPDVLQAYMKDTPPANRKAVFDSLDYLVTPPVIEQFSEMADIVGGHLAAAVAGVKTPKQALDDAQKELEQKIKL is encoded by the coding sequence ATGCGAAAGAGGGGGTTTCTGTCAGCCGTTTCTCTTGCGGTGGTGGTTCTGTTGTTGATCACGATGGCCGGGACCGCGGCAGTCGCTGCGGCGGCTCAGCCGGTGACCATCAAGTTCCTCAATTTCTCATCGAGCGGCGCCAACGAGCAAGTCCTTGACCAGATGAGACAGGAGTTCGAGAAGCAGCACCCCGACATCAAGGTCCAGATCGAGACGATCGGCTACGGCGACTATTTCACTCAGCTTCAGACTAGGATAGCCGGGGGGAAGGCGCCTGACGCCTACGAACTCAACTACGAGAACTTCGTGACCTACGCCAAGAAGGGCGTTGTCATGGACCTCGGATCGCTGATCAGGGAGACGGGGTTCGACACCTCCGTCCTCAACCCCAACGCCCTTGGGGCGTTCGCCGTGAGCGGCCAGCAGTACGGCCTTCCTGCTAGCTTCTCTAACGTCCTTCTCATCTACAACAAGGACCTCTTCGACAAGGCCAAGGTCTCCTATCCGACTGCCAGCTGGACCTGGGCGGACGTGGACCGCGCCGCCCAAAAGATCAGGGCGCTCGGCAAGGACATTTTCGGTCTCTCTCAGCCGATTCAGTTCTGGGAGTTCTACAAGATGGTCGCCCAGAACGGTGGGAGCATCCTGAGCGCCGACAAGACCAAGTTCACGATCAACTCCCCCCAGAACGTCCAGACTCTTCAGGTCATGGTTGACAGAGTGAGGAAGTCCAACGTGGTTCCAACCGAGGCGCAGCTCGCCGGCATGGGCGACTGGGACCTCTTCAAGGCCGGCAGGCTGGGAATGCTTGTCACAGGCCTCTGGGCATTCCCGGACTTCAAGCAGAACGTGACCTTCAACTGGGACGTCGAAGTAGAGCCTGGCAACGTGAAGAAGGCCACTCACTTCTTCTCCAACGGCCTTGTCATCAATAAGAACACCAAGTGTTCCAAAGAGGCGTTCGAATGGATCAAATTCATGTCGGCGAGCAAGGAGGCCGCCATGCTCAGGGTGAAGGCCGGATGGGAGCTTCCGGCGGTCACTTATCCGGACGTCCTACAGGCCTACATGAAGGACACGCCGCCCGCTAACAGAAAAGCGGTCTTCGACTCCCTCGACTATCTCGTCACTCCTCCGGTGATCGAGCAATTCTCGGAGATGGCGGACATAGTCGGAGGGCACCTTGCGGCGGCGGTGGCCGGCGTGAAGACGCCGAAGCAGGCTCTCGACGACGCCCAGAAGGAGCTGGAGCAAAAGATAAAGCTGTAA
- a CDS encoding ABC transporter ATP-binding protein codes for MRLSLQRVRRARREGNVPGVHPGKTGASTHEATGEVALRTVGLTRVFGRHRAVDSVSLEIKAGEVFGFLGPNGAGKTTTINMILGLVRPTAGHVEILGQRAGWASPAPRRMVGSLLGGVRFYPHMGGRENLRVFAAALGGVPERRIDEVLDLVGLADRARDKVGGYSQGMRRRLGLAVALLRDPAVLVLDEPANGLDPGGIKDMRDLVRTLAAQGKAVFLSSHLLHEVEMTCDRVAILRRGVVLAQGRVSDLLSAAPAVEIRVDCTERAEGILRAHAVAVDGASHGGNGDFIRAVQRDGDCLVVEYAVEHSAFPVGSVDAVPDPGGVSSPITVPDAVTIPDAVTVRDTVSVTNAVTVTNAVGVLPRAPAALPDVRAVSRAVAVPDSVGVPRAPASPDAAYRAAASRLNALLASQDIFAHQIQPRRALLEEVFFDVLGEGEGDSHRRGNDGQLVKERWASPGEAGTEAGPVSGVLCPRAGKYEDARTARVRRPRTAGTRGVDRTQSRATKQGKWESERLTRREGERREGEVNPGVLAGR; via the coding sequence ATGAGGTTGAGCCTTCAGCGTGTACGGCGTGCACGGCGTGAGGGAAACGTCCCGGGCGTTCACCCAGGAAAGACGGGGGCGAGCACACACGAGGCAACCGGCGAGGTCGCATTACGCACGGTCGGCCTGACCCGCGTGTTCGGGCGTCACAGAGCCGTGGACTCGGTCAGTCTCGAAATCAAGGCGGGCGAGGTGTTCGGCTTCCTCGGCCCGAACGGAGCGGGCAAAACCACCACTATCAACATGATCCTCGGCCTCGTCCGTCCAACCGCGGGGCACGTCGAGATCCTGGGGCAGAGGGCCGGCTGGGCGAGCCCAGCTCCGCGCCGCATGGTGGGATCCCTACTCGGCGGCGTGAGGTTCTACCCACACATGGGCGGGCGAGAGAACCTGCGCGTCTTCGCCGCGGCCCTCGGAGGGGTTCCGGAGCGAAGGATCGACGAAGTGCTCGACCTCGTGGGACTGGCGGACCGGGCGCGCGACAAGGTAGGAGGCTACTCGCAGGGGATGCGCAGGCGCCTGGGGCTTGCGGTGGCGCTTCTGCGCGACCCCGCAGTGCTCGTGCTAGACGAGCCCGCGAACGGCCTGGATCCCGGCGGCATCAAAGACATGCGCGACCTGGTCCGGACCCTTGCCGCCCAGGGCAAGGCAGTGTTTCTATCCAGCCACTTGCTGCACGAAGTCGAGATGACGTGCGACAGGGTGGCGATTCTCAGGCGTGGCGTGGTGCTCGCCCAGGGGCGCGTGAGCGACCTCCTTTCCGCGGCGCCCGCCGTGGAGATCCGGGTGGACTGTACCGAGCGAGCCGAGGGAATCCTGCGCGCCCATGCGGTCGCCGTCGACGGTGCGTCGCACGGCGGAAACGGGGACTTCATACGCGCCGTGCAGCGTGACGGTGATTGTCTCGTGGTGGAGTACGCCGTGGAGCACTCGGCGTTCCCGGTGGGCTCAGTGGACGCAGTCCCGGACCCCGGCGGCGTCTCCTCTCCGATCACGGTCCCGGACGCAGTCACAATTCCGGACGCAGTCACCGTCCGGGACACGGTCTCCGTCACAAACGCTGTCACCGTCACGAACGCGGTTGGCGTCCTCCCTCGCGCGCCGGCTGCCCTCCCAGACGTACGCGCCGTCTCGCGCGCAGTCGCAGTCCCAGACTCAGTCGGCGTCCCTCGCGCGCCGGCCTCGCCAGATGCGGCGTACCGAGCCGCCGCAAGCCGCCTAAACGCCCTTCTTGCCTCGCAGGACATATTCGCCCACCAGATCCAACCACGGAGGGCCTTGTTGGAGGAAGTGTTCTTCGATGTGTTGGGCGAAGGGGAGGGTGACAGCCACAGGCGCGGGAACGACGGGCAGCTTGTCAAAGAGCGGTGGGCGTCGCCGGGTGAGGCTGGAACCGAAGCAGGCCCGGTGAGCGGAGTTCTTTGCCCAAGGGCGGGCAAGTACGAGGACGCGCGGACTGCCCGCGTGCGCCGACCGCGCACGGCGGGCACGCGTGGCGTGGATCGCACGCAATCGCGGGCGACCAAGCAGGGCAAGTGGGAGAGCGAGCGCCTCACCAGGAGAGAAGGCGAGAGGAGAGAAGGCGAGGTGAACCCCGGTGTCTTGGCTGGCCGCTGA
- a CDS encoding SIMPL domain-containing protein (The SIMPL domain is named for its presence in mouse protein SIMPL (signalling molecule that associates with mouse pelle-like kinase). Bacterial member BP26, from Brucella, was shown to assemble into a channel-like structure, while YggE from E. coli has been associated with resistance to oxidative stress.), translated as MSNHSHRLIAAAAAALIVVAAVVAVGARPEAAQEGAREDQKDGLLRVSGTGIVDAKPDLARVSLGVETLAATAREAQERSNETAASVVKALHDLGIADDDIVTVGLSLNPEYRYDQNKKESVLTGYRSVHTMTVTVRDVARVGKVIDALTEAGGNVVRSISFEVSDESRFRDEALEKAVKDATRKAEAAARAAGVKLKGIATITDTGGSSGMPLPTMMRAAKVDEGFSGADAGAMVATGNIQIVATVEMTFRF; from the coding sequence TTGAGCAATCATAGTCATCGCCTGATTGCGGCCGCGGCTGCCGCTCTCATCGTTGTAGCGGCTGTTGTCGCGGTCGGCGCGCGTCCTGAAGCTGCGCAAGAGGGGGCGCGGGAGGACCAGAAAGACGGGCTTCTGAGGGTCTCAGGCACCGGGATCGTCGATGCCAAGCCGGACCTGGCCCGAGTGTCTTTGGGCGTTGAGACTCTCGCCGCCACGGCACGTGAAGCGCAAGAACGGAGCAACGAGACAGCTGCCAGCGTAGTGAAGGCTCTGCATGACCTCGGCATCGCAGACGACGACATCGTAACGGTTGGGCTCTCGCTGAACCCGGAGTACCGCTACGACCAGAACAAGAAGGAGAGCGTACTCACCGGTTACAGGTCCGTCCACACCATGACGGTGACAGTGCGCGATGTGGCGAGGGTCGGCAAAGTGATCGACGCTCTGACCGAGGCCGGCGGCAATGTTGTGCGCAGCATCTCTTTCGAGGTCTCCGACGAGTCGCGATTCCGCGACGAGGCGCTCGAGAAAGCCGTGAAGGACGCCACCCGCAAGGCCGAGGCCGCCGCCCGCGCCGCGGGCGTGAAGTTGAAAGGCATCGCCACCATCACCGATACGGGTGGGTCTAGCGGTATGCCGCTCCCGACGATGATGCGCGCCGCAAAGGTGGACGAGGGGTTTTCCGGAGCTGATGCCGGCGCCATGGTCGCCACCGGAAACATCCAGATCGTCGCGACCGTCGAGATGACATTCAGATTCTAG
- a CDS encoding carbohydrate ABC transporter permease: MPTSSSFSGKPAPATMSAATSASMVATTGMATFATEGTTVAAMAGATADTLKGAAANSTATTATRRPPTASRRVLRWRRLRPGDAIALLIVTLLAVASLMPLYWMVVTAIQEPTLVVKLPPEWFPKNPSAANFRDLLARPLLGRWTLNSVIVAVTVTAAQLFVAALAGYAFAKKSFAGRNLLFWLYVGSMMVPGQVTLIPRYILMSKIGFVNTYYGLILPAIAAPFGVFLMKQFMQTLPGEIIDAGRIDGASEFGIFTLIVAPLAKPALAVLGIFTFVGEWNDFLWPLVITNSSEMRTLQVGLAMLQEEVPMAFGLLMAGATYAAIPITLVFLLFQRYFLKGLTVGAFKG, translated from the coding sequence ATGCCCACTTCCTCGTCTTTCTCGGGAAAGCCGGCTCCCGCGACAATGAGCGCGGCTACGAGCGCTTCGATGGTCGCAACGACGGGCATGGCAACGTTCGCAACGGAGGGTACAACGGTGGCGGCGATGGCTGGCGCAACGGCGGACACTCTGAAGGGCGCAGCGGCGAACAGCACAGCGACGACCGCGACAAGACGTCCCCCGACAGCCTCAAGGCGCGTGCTTCGTTGGAGGAGGCTCCGGCCGGGCGATGCGATCGCCTTGTTGATAGTGACTCTGCTTGCGGTCGCGTCATTGATGCCTCTGTACTGGATGGTGGTCACGGCCATTCAAGAGCCCACGCTTGTGGTGAAGCTTCCTCCGGAGTGGTTCCCGAAAAACCCGTCCGCGGCGAACTTCAGAGACCTTCTTGCACGGCCGCTTCTGGGGCGGTGGACTCTGAACAGCGTCATCGTGGCTGTGACGGTCACAGCGGCGCAGCTCTTCGTTGCGGCTCTCGCAGGGTACGCGTTTGCGAAGAAGAGTTTCGCCGGAAGGAACCTGCTGTTTTGGCTGTATGTAGGATCCATGATGGTTCCGGGCCAGGTCACGCTCATACCCCGCTACATCCTCATGTCGAAGATCGGGTTCGTGAACACGTACTACGGCCTCATTCTCCCCGCCATTGCCGCGCCTTTCGGGGTGTTTCTCATGAAGCAGTTCATGCAGACGCTCCCCGGTGAGATCATCGACGCCGGTAGGATAGATGGGGCTTCCGAATTCGGCATCTTCACGCTGATCGTGGCTCCGCTCGCCAAACCCGCCCTGGCGGTGTTGGGCATCTTCACGTTCGTGGGGGAGTGGAACGACTTCTTGTGGCCTCTCGTCATCACCAACTCGTCGGAAATGCGCACCCTTCAGGTGGGTCTGGCGATGCTGCAGGAAGAGGTGCCCATGGCGTTCGGGCTCTTGATGGCCGGCGCGACCTACGCCGCCATCCCCATTACCCTGGTCTTCCTTCTGTTCCAGCGCTACTTCCTGAAGGGTCTTACCGTGGGGGCCTTCAAGGGATGA
- a CDS encoding sugar ABC transporter permease, with the protein MRIRGKGAFLIPALFLLPSFVGFIVFSLIPMISSLGISFTVWDAVSGPPKWIGLENYEQILRGEEFWRVLRNTLYFIVLYLPLILVTSLAVAHLLNGKARGIGAYRVIYYIPVLTSWVAGSLVWRWLLSPEYGPINALLGYFGITGPGWLHDRNWAMPGIVIASIWKDMGFFGLILLGGLQGINPSYYEAAEIDGASGWQKTIRITLPLLSPSLLFVIVISLINSFQLFPQVMIMTKGGPLGATAVVVERIYQYAFRYYKMGYACGYSWLLFVIIFAVTLVQMRMQKRWVHYES; encoded by the coding sequence TTGCGTATCCGCGGCAAGGGCGCGTTCCTGATCCCCGCGCTCTTCCTCTTACCGAGTTTCGTGGGGTTCATCGTCTTCAGCCTCATCCCGATGATATCCTCCCTGGGCATCAGCTTTACGGTGTGGGATGCCGTGAGCGGGCCACCGAAGTGGATCGGGCTTGAGAACTACGAGCAGATCCTGAGGGGAGAGGAGTTCTGGCGCGTGCTCCGCAACACGCTGTACTTCATCGTTCTGTACTTGCCCCTCATCCTGGTAACATCGCTCGCCGTGGCTCATCTGCTCAACGGCAAGGCGCGGGGAATCGGCGCGTACAGGGTGATCTACTACATCCCCGTCTTGACCTCGTGGGTCGCCGGATCGCTCGTATGGAGATGGCTTCTCAGCCCCGAGTACGGTCCCATAAACGCCCTCCTGGGGTACTTCGGCATCACCGGACCGGGCTGGCTCCACGATCGGAACTGGGCTATGCCCGGCATCGTCATTGCGAGCATCTGGAAGGACATGGGATTCTTTGGACTCATTCTCCTCGGAGGACTGCAGGGCATAAACCCTTCCTACTACGAAGCCGCGGAGATCGACGGAGCATCGGGATGGCAGAAGACGATCCGCATTACCCTGCCGCTCTTGTCACCGAGCCTTTTGTTCGTCATCGTCATCTCGCTCATCAACTCCTTCCAGTTATTTCCCCAGGTCATGATAATGACCAAGGGCGGCCCCCTTGGCGCGACCGCTGTCGTGGTGGAGCGGATCTATCAGTACGCCTTCAGGTATTACAAGATGGGCTACGCCTGCGGATACTCCTGGCTCCTCTTTGTCATCATCTTCGCGGTCACTCTCGTGCAGATGAGGATGCAGAAGAGGTGGGTCCACTATGAGTCGTAG
- a CDS encoding carbohydrate ABC transporter permease, whose protein sequence is MTATIVAFFMLLPFFWMVSTSLKQKGALMAIPIQWIPPEISFEGYRKLFSVIPFGRAVMNSIVVSSMVTLVTMTSATMAAYAFSKLEFRGRDRLFYAYLATMMVPGQVTIIPVFIVLKYLGLLDTYAGVVVPTSLFNAFGIFLLRQYMSTIPNDFTEAALIDGASHFAVFARIVLPLSKPIIATYGVLTFMGAWNDYFWPLVVLSDRNKMTLPVALSHLSGQYNSDYNTLMAGSLISILPIILVYLFAQKYFEAGLQVGGLKQ, encoded by the coding sequence GTGACAGCCACAATAGTAGCGTTCTTCATGCTGCTGCCGTTCTTCTGGATGGTGAGCACCTCACTCAAGCAGAAGGGGGCGCTCATGGCCATTCCGATTCAGTGGATCCCGCCTGAGATCAGCTTCGAGGGTTACAGAAAGCTGTTCTCCGTGATCCCGTTCGGGAGGGCGGTCATGAACAGCATCGTGGTTTCGTCCATGGTGACGCTCGTGACCATGACATCGGCCACCATGGCCGCGTACGCGTTCTCGAAGCTCGAGTTCAGGGGACGCGACCGCCTCTTCTATGCTTACCTTGCGACCATGATGGTCCCCGGACAGGTCACGATCATTCCGGTGTTCATCGTGCTGAAGTATTTGGGCCTTCTCGATACGTACGCCGGAGTGGTGGTCCCGACATCGCTCTTCAACGCTTTCGGTATCTTCTTGCTAAGACAGTACATGAGCACCATCCCGAACGACTTCACGGAGGCGGCCCTCATAGACGGGGCGTCGCACTTCGCGGTGTTCGCCCGCATAGTCCTGCCCTTGAGCAAGCCCATCATCGCCACGTACGGCGTCCTCACCTTCATGGGCGCTTGGAACGACTATTTCTGGCCCCTTGTCGTCCTCAGCGACAGGAACAAGATGACCTTGCCCGTGGCGCTCAGCCATCTGAGCGGGCAGTACAACAGCGACTACAATACCCTGATGGCAGGGAGCCTCATTTCCATCCTGCCTATCATCCTGGTTTACCTATTCGCTCAGAAGTACTTCGAGGCGGGGCTTCAGGTGGGCGGACTGAAACAGTGA